The Streptomyces sp. CC0208 genome window below encodes:
- a CDS encoding SsgA family sporulation/cell division regulator, translated as MDTTFEQPARARLITAENQELPVPATLRYRSTDPLAVCVDFPPEVSLDGQGVTWTFARALLEEGLRGPAGGGDVHIWPCGRDITVVEFHSPYGLALLQFPTSTLRGFLLRTYRVVGPGREDLDEAVERGLSALFGSV; from the coding sequence ATGGACACAACCTTCGAGCAGCCCGCCCGCGCCCGCCTGATCACCGCGGAGAACCAGGAACTGCCCGTCCCCGCCACCCTGCGCTACCGCTCCACCGACCCGCTGGCGGTGTGCGTCGACTTCCCGCCCGAGGTCTCTCTGGACGGGCAGGGGGTGACCTGGACCTTCGCCCGTGCCCTGCTGGAAGAGGGGTTGCGCGGGCCGGCCGGCGGCGGTGACGTGCACATCTGGCCGTGCGGCCGGGACATCACGGTCGTGGAGTTCCACTCGCCGTACGGCCTCGCCCTCCTCCAGTTCCCCACATCCACCCTGCGCGGCTTCCTGCTGCGGACCTACAGGGTGGTCGGCCCCGGACGGGAAGACCTCGACGAGGCCGTCGAGCGGGGGCTCAGCGCGCTGTTCGGGAGCGTATGA